In Prunus dulcis chromosome 2, ALMONDv2, whole genome shotgun sequence, a single genomic region encodes these proteins:
- the LOC117619149 gene encoding protein STRICTOSIDINE SYNTHASE-LIKE 5-like: protein MSNSSDSPSPTQLSHHTHPIRTTKTSSSSSLSWPSAFLIFSVLGPLAIALLIYQLDSFDPAPLPLHELTQRVAVAPTRNAHMLKGSEFVGAGALVAPEDVAYDSKSGLIYTGCADGWVKRVTLNESAADSVVENWIFTGGRPLGLAHSHENEVFVADAEKGLLKISEDGTVELLTDEAEGIKFKITNGVDVAQDGMLYFTDASHKYSLKDVASDLLGGRPHGRLMSYNPTTKETKVLVHNLYFANGVAVSPDQNFVVFCETVMIRCRKYYLQGSKKGSVENFIDHLPGMPDNIRYDGEGQYWIALTTEVTPYWDLALRYPFIRKVLVIVKRYAAGRPHLEKNAGVFAVNLNGEPTAHYSDPELVLITSGIKIGNYLHCGSTVNPYIIRLDVHQHPAHPTT from the exons ATGTCCAACTCCAGCGACTCTCCTTCCCCAACCCAACTCTCTCATCACACTCATCCCATTCGCACAACCAAAACGTCTTCGTCGTCTTCATTATCATGGCCCTCAGCTTTTCTTATCTTCTCAGTTCTGGGTCCACTGGCAATAGCTCTGCTCATCTACCAACTCGACTCGTTTGACCCAGCTCCTCTACCCCTCCACGAGTTGACTCAGCGAGTCGCGGTTGCTCCAACGCGTAATGCCCACATGCTCAAAGGGTCGGAGTTTGTGGGTGCTGGGGCTTTGGTGGCGCCCGAAGACGTGGCTTATGACTCAAAGTCGGGGCTGATATACACGGGTTGTGCTGACGGGTGGGTAAAGCGAGTCACGCTGAACGAGTCGGCTGCTGACTCAGTGGTGGAGAACTGGATTTTCACCGGTGGGAGGCCGCTTGGACTCGCTCACAGCCATGAGAATGAGGTCTTTGTGGCTGACGCAGAAAAG GGGCTATTGAAGATAAGTGAAGACGGAACAGTAGAACTATTGACAGATGAGGCCGAGggtataaaattcaaaataacaaacGGCGTAGATGTAGCACAAGATGGCATGCTTTACTTCACAGATGCTTCACACAAATACAGCTTAAAAGACGTCGCCTCGGATCTTTTAGGGGGCAGACCCCATGGCAGATTGATGAGCTACAACCCAACAACCAAAGAGACCAAAGTTCTGGTCCACAACCTCTACTTTGCCAACGGAGTAGCAGTCTCTCCAGATCAAAACTTTGTTGTCTTCTGTGAAACTGTCAT GATAAGGTGTAGAAAATACTATCTACAAGGCAGTAAAAAAGGGAGTGTAGAAAATTTTATTGACCATTTGCCAGGCATGCCTGATAATATCAGATATGATGGGGAAGGCCAGTACTGGATTGCATTGACCACG GAGGTTACACCATACTGGGATCTAGCACTTAGATATCCTTTTATTCGAAAGGTTCTGGTAATTGTGAAGCGGTATGCAGCAGGCAGACCGCATTTGGAGAAGAATGCTGGTGTGTTTGCTGTGAATTTAAATGGGGAACCCACTGCTCACTATTCTGATCCTGAGTTGGTTCTCATTACAAGTGGGATCAAGATTGGAAATTACCTCCATTGCGGTTCGACAGTTAATCCCTACATTATCCGCCTTGATGTCCATCAACATCCTGCACATCCCACTACATGA
- the LOC117618291 gene encoding receptor-like protein EIX2, with protein sequence MAIVDLRRCFQLWHAFVVPLLHMSPSVNGCIERERQALLAFKQGLVVDTRSQIVSTWGTSEGQNNDCCRWKGVYCSNQTGQVVELQLGSQSLQGSAMDVWGNMSSLAVLNLTDNQLEGDITNSFSELCMLRSLGLSNNNLSGEFPKFVQILSKCSQKQLEGLYLSNNRLSGEIPESIGQISSLTELSLYGNQLSGRIPASIGQMQSLTRLSLYGNRLSGRIPESIGQMSNLVYINLGKNSLEGVISETHFSKLSKLKYLDLSSNSLVLNFHSDWVPPFQLSVIILWSCKMGPYFPQWLQTQKNYSSLDISNTTISDIIPSWFWGLSRTAVLINLSYNQIRGTFPSSTMEFAYYPKLNFSRNQLEGPIPSFLSKSSSLDLSSNKLSGFISFLCGIKASNLTLLHLSRNHVSEELPDCWTHLENLVVLELCDNGFLGKIPTTLGNLYSLETLKLKRNRFVGELPSSLMNCKHLKVFDVAENQLSGLIPGWLLFELPKLVILILRSNRLYGRIPLQLCNLTHVQILDFSINNISGTIPKCLSNLTALVDKGNSILTITHHYSSDFGNGNFSESYDDRATLIWKGMMSEYKSTLGLVKSFHLSSNQLTGEIPKEIIHLGGLVSLNLSRNHLTGQINPDIGKLELLQSLDLSRNQIDGRIPTSLFQIYGLGDLDLSNNNLSGNIPMGYQLQNFDPSAFAENPLLCGLPLQRMCDQEKEKGSGQQTGLGNQDHEGGLVTRGFYISMGLGFAFGFWGVSGTLMFHELARST encoded by the exons ATGGCCATAGTTGACCTCAGAAGGTGCTTCCAACTCTGGCATGCTTTTGTGGTGCCTTTGCTACACATGAGTCCTTCCGTAAATGGATGCATAGAGAGGGAAAGACAAGCCCTCCTAGCATTCAAACAAGGCCTCGTCGTGGATACCCGCAGTCAAATAGTCTCTACATGGGGCACCTCAGAAGGCCAAAACAATGATTGTTGCAGGTGGAAAGGAGTCTACTGCAGCAACCAAACTGGCCAGGTTGTTGAACTTCAGCTTGGATCCCAATCTTTGCAAG GTTCAGCTATGGATGTTTGGGGCAACATGAGCTCTCTTGCAGTCCTTAATCTCACTGATAACCAACTTGAAGGAGACATAACAAATTCGTTTTCGGAGCTATGCATGTTGAGATCGTTGGGGCTTTCAAACAATAATCTCAGTGGAGAATTTCCCAAGTTTGTTCAGATATTGTCTAAATGTTCTCAAAAGCAACTAGAAGGTTTGTATCTCTCTAACAACCGATTAAGCGGAGAAATACCTGAAAGTATTGGGCAAATATCATCGTTGACAGAATTATCTCTCTATGGAAATCAATTAAGTGGAAGAATACCTGCAAGTATTGGGCAAATGCAATCATTGACACGATTATCTCTCTACGGAAATCGATTAAGCGGGAGAATTCCTGAAAGTATTGGACAAATGTCCAATCTGGTGTATATCAATCTTGGTAAGAATTCTTTGGAAGGGGTGATTTCTGAAACTCATTTTTCAAAACTCTCCAAGTTAAAATATTTGGATTTATCCTCCAACTCACTAGTTTTAAACTTCCATTCTGATTGGGTTCCTCCTTTTCAATTGAGTGTCATAATATTGTGGTCTTGCAAGATGGGTCCATATTTCCCACAATGGCTTCAAACTCAGAAAAATTATTCATCCCTTGATATCTCTAACACTACAATTTCTGACATCATTCCAAGttggttttggggtttgtCACGTACAGCTGTCCTTATAAATCTCTCCTACAACCAAATTAGAGGAACATTTCCAAGTTCAACAATGGAGTTTGCTTATTACCCTAAGCTAAATTTTAGTCGGAACCAACTGGAAGGTCCAATTCCTTCATTTCTGTCAAAATCATCATCTCTAGATCTATCCAGCAATAAACTTTCCGggttcatttctttcttgtgtGGAATCAAGGCCAGTAATTTAACCCTTCTTCATCTCTCAAGGAACCATGTATCTGAAGAACTTCCAGATTGCTGGACGCATTTAGAAAATCTAGTCGTTCTTGAATTGTGTGACAATGGTTTTTTGGGCAAAATTCCTACCACCTTGGGGAATTTATATTCTCTTGAAACCTTGAAACTCAAAAGAAACAGATTTGTGGGAGAGTTGCCTTCATCCTTGATGAACTGTAAACACTTGAAAGTTTTTGATGTTGCAGAAAATCAACTGTCAGGATTGATACCTGGGTGGTTACTGTTTGAACTTCCAAAGTTGGTCATCCTTATCCTCCGGTCTAATCGTTTATATGGAAGAATTCCTTTACAGTTATGCAATCTAACACACGTCCAAATACTGGATTTTTCAATCAACAACATCTCTGGAACTATACCCAAGTGTCTCAGCAATTTGACGGCTTTAGTGGATAAAGGAAATTCAATTCTAACCATCACTCATCACTattcaagtgattttggaAATGGGAACTTTTCGGAGAGCTATGATGATCGTGCAACCTTAATATGGAAAGGAATGATGTCTGAATACAAGAGCACTCTGGGACTTGTGAAGAGCTTTCATTTGTCAAGCAATCAATTGACGGGGGAGATTCCTAAAGAAATCATTCATCTTGGTGGTTTGGTTTCTTTAAACCTGTCGCGAAACCATCTAACAGGTCAAATAAATCCAGACATTGGGAAGTTGGAGTTATTACAGTCTCTTGATTTATCAAGAAACCAGATTGATGGAAGAATTCCGACAAGTCTTTTTCAGATATATGGTCTTGGTGACTTGGACTTGTCAAACAACAACCTGTCTGGAAATATTCCAATGGGGTATCAGCTCCAAAACTTTGATCCGTCAGCCTTTGCCGAAAACCCTCTGCTTTGTGGACTTCCACTTCAAAGGATGTGTGatcaagagaaagagaaaggcaGTGGTCAACAAACTGGCTTAGGGAATCAAGACCATGAGGGTGGGCTTGTAACGCGTGGATTTTACATCAGTATGGGGCTGGGATTTgcttttggattttggggagTTTCTGGCACATTGATGTTCCATGAGTTAGCCAGATCCACATAG